Proteins encoded in a region of the Drosophila gunungcola strain Sukarami chromosome 3L unlocalized genomic scaffold, Dgunungcola_SK_2 000005F, whole genome shotgun sequence genome:
- the LOC128259553 gene encoding serine/threonine-protein kinase mig-15 isoform X5, whose product MAHQQQQQLAPSVNCSLDDIDLTALKDPAGIFELIEVVGNGTYGQVYKGRHTKTGQLAAIKVMDVTEDEEEEIKLEINVLKKYSNHRNIATYYGAFIKKSPPGKDDQLWLVMEYCGAGSVTDLVKSTKGQSLKEEWIAYICREILRGLSYLHSNKVIHRDIKGQNVLLTDNAEVKLVDFGVSAQLDRTIGRRNTFIGTPYWMAPEVIACDENPDATYDNRSDLWSLGITALEMAESQPPLCDLHPMRALFLIPRNSPPRLKSKKWSKKFHGFIDTVLVKDYHQRPYTENLLKHAFIKDQPTDRQVRIQLKDHIDRCKKRKQEKEREDYRYSGSDNDDDEPQLAGEHSSIVQAPGGDTLRRNFQQIQEGRLAAEQQQQQQHHLMAQAQAQAAAAHAAAQAQAQLQQQQQQAAAAAAAAAHAAQQAQQAAQQQAQAQQPQANRQPKPPSRQQVEEPGPPARPPQRLIVVPDPPHANRPLPPTPKCGEPAGQTPQQQQRNSQNNFKPSLPPRRPEDHLDVLAAQLNELGVVSSQQPQPQTAAGGQGSQVQQQQQAQPEAPPRNNRQSSSGGSASGGGSSSKPAAALPQQSNNHLGQPVNPLDPLDSSDSDSEPDEPNDRARNDGTLLASDPPKPLPGLGPVSEDANTTTPLSHGSGGPPNRPLPPTPDDDDQAGDRTLIMKRNRGGGGGGGGGGGGGSSGGVGADGTGLGTPGTRTSSVLPDLLSQASPATPPRHDKSSSEEKQRSFLTFGFGAGGSGPSRRESHVNVNVTPTSHEAANDTPEIRKYKKRFNSEILCAALWGVNLLIGTENGLMLLDRSGQGKVYQLISRRRFQQMEVLEGQNILVTISGKKNRVRVYYLSWLKSKILRTDGLSDQVERRNGWINVGDLQGAVHFKIVKYERIKFLVIALKDSIEIYAWAPKPYHKFMAFKNFGELEHRPLLVDLTIEDQSRLKVIYGSAEGFHAVDLDSAEVYDIYLPKHTQGAIIPHCIVALPNSNGMQLLLCYDNEGVYVNTVGRVSKNIVLQWGEMPTSVAYIGTGQIMGWGNKAIEIRSVESGHLDGVFMHKKAQRLKFLCERNDKVFFSSAKGASSCQIYFMTLNKPGMANW is encoded by the exons gGCCGTCACACGAAGACTGGTCAATTGGCTGCCATAAAGGTGATGGACGTCaccgaggacgaggaggaggagatcaAGCTGGAGATCAATGTGCTAAAGAAGTACTCTAATCACCGCAACATTGCCACCTACTACGGAGCCTTCATTAAGAAGTCACCGCCCGGGAAGGACGATCAACTGTGGCTGGTGATGGAGTACTGCGGTGCCGGATCGGTGACGGACCTGGTCAAGTCCACCAAGGGTCAGAGTCTGAAGGAGGAATGGATTGCCTACATCTGCCGCGAGATCCTGCGGGGCCTGAGCTACCTGCACTCGAACAAAGTCATCCATCGCGACATCAAGGGGCAGAATGTCCTGCTCACAGACAACGCCGAGGTGAAGCTGGTGGACTTTGGTGTGTCCGCCCAGCTGGATCGCACGATAGGCCGGCGCAACACATTCATCG GTACTCCATACTGGATGGCCCCCGAGGTCATTGCCTGCGACGAGAATCCCGACGCCACGTACGACAATCGCTCCGATCTGTGGTCGCTGGGCATCACCGCCCTGGAGATGGCTGAGTCACAGCCACCGCTCTGCGATCTGCATCCGATGCGAGCCCTCTTCCTGATTCCGCGCAACTCGCCGCCCAGGCTTAAATCGAAGAAGTGGTCCAAGAAGTTCCATGGTTTTATTGACACGGTGCTAG TTAAGGACTATCACCAGCGGCCTTACACCGAGAACCTGCTGAAGCACGCCTTCATCAAGGACCAGCCCACAGATCGCCAGGTGCGCATCCAGCTGAAGGATCACATCGATCGCTGCAAGAAGCGCAAGCAGGAGAAGGAGCGCGAGGACTATCGCTACTCGGGCTCCGACAACGACGATGACGAACCGCAGCTGGCTGGTGAGCACAGCTCCATTGTCCAGGCACCGGGCGGCGATACGTTGCGCCGCAACTTCCAGCAGATCCAGGAGGGTCGCCTGGCCgccgagcagcagcaacagcagcaacatcacctGATGGCCCAGGCGCAGGCCCAGGCCGCGGCCGCCCATGCCGCCGCCCAGGCGCAGGCGCaactccagcagcagcaacagcaggcggcggcggcggcagcagcggcggccCATGCAGCGCAGCAGGCCCAGCAGGCCGCCCAGCAGCAGGCGCAGGCCCAGCAGCCGCAGGCCAATCGCCAGCCCAAACCACCATCG CGCCAGCAGGTTGAGGAGCCGGGTCCGCCGGCACGGCCGCCACAGCGCCTGATCGTGGTGCCGGATCCGCCGCACGCCAATCGGCCATTGCCACCGACGCCCAAGTGCGGTGAGCCGGCGGGACAgacgccgcagcagcagcagcgcaacTCGCAAAATAACTTCAAGCCATCG ttaCCACCAAGGAGACCTGAG GATCATTTGGATGTGTTAGCAGCacaattaaatgaattggGCGTGGTCTCCTCCCAACAGCCACAGCCGCAGACAGCCGCCGGTGGTCAGGGATCCCAAgttcagcaacagcagcaggcgcaGCCGGAGGCGCCACCGCGCAACAATCGGCAATCCTCATCCGGAGGATCCGCATCCGGCGGTGGGTCATCATCCAAGCCGGCCGCCGCATTGCCGCAGCAGTCGAACAATCATCTGGGACAGCCGGTGAATCCGCTTGACCCCTTGGACAGCAGCGATTCGGACAGCGAGCCGGATGAGCCGAACGATCGGGCCAGGAATGATGGCACCCTCTTGGCCAGCGATCCGCCCAAGCCGCT GCCTGGTTTGGGACCCGTTTCGGAGGACGCCAATACGACAACGCCCTTGAGTCATGGCAGCGGTGGGCCGCCCAACCGCCCACTGCCCCCGACGCCCGATGACGACGATCAGGCCGGAGATCGCACCCTAATTATGAAGCGC AATCgaggtggcggcggcggcggcggaggaggcggcggcggaggaagTAGTGGCGGCGTGGGTGCCGATGGCACTGGATTGGGAACTCCTGGGACAAGGACCAGCAGTGTACTGCCGGATCTACTCAGCCAGGCGTCGCCGGCAACGCCACCACGCCATGATAAATCATCCAGTGAGGAG AAGCAGCGCAGTTTCCTGACCTTTGGCTTTGGGGCCGGCGGCTCTGGTCCTTCGCGCCGGGAATCGCACGTCAATGTCAACGTAACGCCCACCTCGCACGAGGCGGCCAACGATACGCCTGAGATCCGTAAATATAAGAAGCGCTTCAACTCGGAGATCCTGTGTGCGGCGCTCTGGGGCGTCAACCTGCTGATCGGAACGGAAAATGGACTAATGCTGCTGGACCGATCCGGTCAGGGCAAG GTCTACCAGCTCATCTCGCGACGCCGCTTCCAGCAAATGGAGGTGCTAGAGGGCCAGAACATATTGGTCACCATATCCGGCAAGAAGAACCGAGTGCGTGTCTATTATTTGTCCTGGCTCAAGTCGAAGATCTTGCGCACCGATGGACTCTCCGAT caAGTGGAGCGTCGCAACGGTTGGATTAATGTGGGAGATCTACAAGGTGCTGTACATTTTAAGATTGTCAAATACGAGAGGATTAAGTTCCTAGTGATTGCATTAAAGGACTCTATTGAAATTTATGCATGGGCTCCCAAACCATATCACaaatttatggcatttaaG AATTTTGGTGAATTGGAACATCGCCCGCTTTTGGTCGATCTCACAATTGAAGATCAGTCGAGACTGAAGGTGATCTATGGCTCCGCCGAGGGTTTCCATGCGGTTGATTTAGATTCAGCTGAAGTATACGATATCTATCTTCCCAAGCAT ACTCAGGGTGCAATCATTCCGCATTGTATTGTGGCGCTTCCGAACTCAAATGGCATGCAATTGCTGCTGTGCTACGACAACGAGGGCGTCTATGTGAACACTGTGGGCCGGGTTTCCAAGAACATTGTGCTGCAG TGGGGCGAGATGCCCACCTCGGTGGCCTACATTGGGACTGGACAAATCATGGGCTGGGGCAATAAAGCAATAGAG atacgTTCCGTTGAGAGCGGCCATTTGGATGGTGTGTTCATGCACAAAAAGGCGCAGCGCTTGAAATTCCTTTGCGAGCGCAACGACAAAGTATTCTTCAGCAGTGCCAAAGGTGCTTCATCGTGTCAAATTTACTTCATGACGCTCAACAAGCCGGGCATGGCCAATTGGTAA
- the LOC128259553 gene encoding serine/threonine-protein kinase mig-15 isoform X4 yields the protein MAHQQQQQLAPSVNCSLDDIDLTALKDPAGIFELIEVVGNGTYGQVYKGRHTKTGQLAAIKVMDVTEDEEEEIKLEINVLKKYSNHRNIATYYGAFIKKSPPGKDDQLWLVMEYCGAGSVTDLVKSTKGQSLKEEWIAYICREILRGLSYLHSNKVIHRDIKGQNVLLTDNAEVKLVDFGVSAQLDRTIGRRNTFIGTPYWMAPEVIACDENPDATYDNRSDLWSLGITALEMAESQPPLCDLHPMRALFLIPRNSPPRLKSKKWSKKFHGFIDTVLVKDYHQRPYTENLLKHAFIKDQPTDRQVRIQLKDHIDRCKKRKQEKEREDYRYSGSDNDDDEPQLAGEHSSIVQAPGGDTLRRNFQQIQEGRLAAEQQQQQQHHLMAQAQAQAAAAHAAAQAQAQLQQQQQQAAAAAAAAAHAAQQAQQAAQQQAQAQQPQANRQPKPPSRQQVEEPGPPARPPQRLIVVPDPPHANRPLPPTPKCGEPAGQTPQQQQRNSQNNFKPSLPPRRPEPQPQTAAGGQGSQVQQQQQAQPEAPPRNNRQSSSGGSASGGGSSSKPAAALPQQSNNHLGQPVNPLDPLDSSDSDSEPDEPNDRARNDGTLLASDPPKPLPGLGPVSEDANTTTPLSHGSGGPPNRPLPPTPDDDDQAGDRTLIMKRNRGGGGGGGGGGGGGSSGGVGADGTGLGTPGTRTSSVLPDLLSQASPATPPRHDKSSSEEYQAAISSSVHSTPSKSFIATSGSGGLGLGGGTVVGGVIISSSNHSPQSTISLASSSSNSRQNSPKNSISKTRSSSSITNLLHKSASSSSANLHHLTPCSSTSSASISNNQLPPHAFALQQKQRSFLTFGFGAGGSGPSRRESHVNVNVTPTSHEAANDTPEIRKYKKRFNSEILCAALWGVNLLIGTENGLMLLDRSGQGKVYQLISRRRFQQMEVLEGQNILVTISGKKNRVRVYYLSWLKSKILRTDGLSDQVERRNGWINVGDLQGAVHFKIVKYERIKFLVIALKDSIEIYAWAPKPYHKFMAFKNFGELEHRPLLVDLTIEDQSRLKVIYGSAEGFHAVDLDSAEVYDIYLPKHTQGAIIPHCIVALPNSNGMQLLLCYDNEGVYVNTVGRVSKNIVLQWGEMPTSVAYIGTGQIMGWGNKAIEIRSVESGHLDGVFMHKKAQRLKFLCERNDKVFFSSAKGASSCQIYFMTLNKPGMANW from the exons gGCCGTCACACGAAGACTGGTCAATTGGCTGCCATAAAGGTGATGGACGTCaccgaggacgaggaggaggagatcaAGCTGGAGATCAATGTGCTAAAGAAGTACTCTAATCACCGCAACATTGCCACCTACTACGGAGCCTTCATTAAGAAGTCACCGCCCGGGAAGGACGATCAACTGTGGCTGGTGATGGAGTACTGCGGTGCCGGATCGGTGACGGACCTGGTCAAGTCCACCAAGGGTCAGAGTCTGAAGGAGGAATGGATTGCCTACATCTGCCGCGAGATCCTGCGGGGCCTGAGCTACCTGCACTCGAACAAAGTCATCCATCGCGACATCAAGGGGCAGAATGTCCTGCTCACAGACAACGCCGAGGTGAAGCTGGTGGACTTTGGTGTGTCCGCCCAGCTGGATCGCACGATAGGCCGGCGCAACACATTCATCG GTACTCCATACTGGATGGCCCCCGAGGTCATTGCCTGCGACGAGAATCCCGACGCCACGTACGACAATCGCTCCGATCTGTGGTCGCTGGGCATCACCGCCCTGGAGATGGCTGAGTCACAGCCACCGCTCTGCGATCTGCATCCGATGCGAGCCCTCTTCCTGATTCCGCGCAACTCGCCGCCCAGGCTTAAATCGAAGAAGTGGTCCAAGAAGTTCCATGGTTTTATTGACACGGTGCTAG TTAAGGACTATCACCAGCGGCCTTACACCGAGAACCTGCTGAAGCACGCCTTCATCAAGGACCAGCCCACAGATCGCCAGGTGCGCATCCAGCTGAAGGATCACATCGATCGCTGCAAGAAGCGCAAGCAGGAGAAGGAGCGCGAGGACTATCGCTACTCGGGCTCCGACAACGACGATGACGAACCGCAGCTGGCTGGTGAGCACAGCTCCATTGTCCAGGCACCGGGCGGCGATACGTTGCGCCGCAACTTCCAGCAGATCCAGGAGGGTCGCCTGGCCgccgagcagcagcaacagcagcaacatcacctGATGGCCCAGGCGCAGGCCCAGGCCGCGGCCGCCCATGCCGCCGCCCAGGCGCAGGCGCaactccagcagcagcaacagcaggcggcggcggcggcagcagcggcggccCATGCAGCGCAGCAGGCCCAGCAGGCCGCCCAGCAGCAGGCGCAGGCCCAGCAGCCGCAGGCCAATCGCCAGCCCAAACCACCATCG CGCCAGCAGGTTGAGGAGCCGGGTCCGCCGGCACGGCCGCCACAGCGCCTGATCGTGGTGCCGGATCCGCCGCACGCCAATCGGCCATTGCCACCGACGCCCAAGTGCGGTGAGCCGGCGGGACAgacgccgcagcagcagcagcgcaacTCGCAAAATAACTTCAAGCCATCG ttaCCACCAAGGAGACCTGAG CCACAGCCGCAGACAGCCGCCGGTGGTCAGGGATCCCAAgttcagcaacagcagcaggcgcaGCCGGAGGCGCCACCGCGCAACAATCGGCAATCCTCATCCGGAGGATCCGCATCCGGCGGTGGGTCATCATCCAAGCCGGCCGCCGCATTGCCGCAGCAGTCGAACAATCATCTGGGACAGCCGGTGAATCCGCTTGACCCCTTGGACAGCAGCGATTCGGACAGCGAGCCGGATGAGCCGAACGATCGGGCCAGGAATGATGGCACCCTCTTGGCCAGCGATCCGCCCAAGCCGCT GCCTGGTTTGGGACCCGTTTCGGAGGACGCCAATACGACAACGCCCTTGAGTCATGGCAGCGGTGGGCCGCCCAACCGCCCACTGCCCCCGACGCCCGATGACGACGATCAGGCCGGAGATCGCACCCTAATTATGAAGCGC AATCgaggtggcggcggcggcggcggaggaggcggcggcggaggaagTAGTGGCGGCGTGGGTGCCGATGGCACTGGATTGGGAACTCCTGGGACAAGGACCAGCAGTGTACTGCCGGATCTACTCAGCCAGGCGTCGCCGGCAACGCCACCACGCCATGATAAATCATCCAGTGAGGAG TATCAAGCGGCCATTAGCTCATCCGTGCATTCCACGCCATCGAAATCGTTTATCGCTACCAGCGGAAGCGGCGGTCTCGGTTTGGGGGGCGGTACCGTTGTGGGCGGTGTGATTATTAGCAGCAGCAATCACTCGCCCCAATCGACGATATCGCTcgcctcctcgtcgtcgaatTCGCGCCAGAATTCGCCCAAGAATTCGATCAGCAAGACGCGCTCCTCCAGCAGTATTACTAATCTATTGCACAAATCTGCTTCTTCCTCCTCTGCGAACCTTCACCACCTGACGCCATGTTCCTCGACGTCCTCGGCCTCGATCTCCAACAACCAATTGCCACCGCACGCGTTTGCCCTGCAACAGAAGCAGCGCAGTTTCCTGACCTTTGGCTTTGGGGCCGGCGGCTCTGGTCCTTCGCGCCGGGAATCGCACGTCAATGTCAACGTAACGCCCACCTCGCACGAGGCGGCCAACGATACGCCTGAGATCCGTAAATATAAGAAGCGCTTCAACTCGGAGATCCTGTGTGCGGCGCTCTGGGGCGTCAACCTGCTGATCGGAACGGAAAATGGACTAATGCTGCTGGACCGATCCGGTCAGGGCAAG GTCTACCAGCTCATCTCGCGACGCCGCTTCCAGCAAATGGAGGTGCTAGAGGGCCAGAACATATTGGTCACCATATCCGGCAAGAAGAACCGAGTGCGTGTCTATTATTTGTCCTGGCTCAAGTCGAAGATCTTGCGCACCGATGGACTCTCCGAT caAGTGGAGCGTCGCAACGGTTGGATTAATGTGGGAGATCTACAAGGTGCTGTACATTTTAAGATTGTCAAATACGAGAGGATTAAGTTCCTAGTGATTGCATTAAAGGACTCTATTGAAATTTATGCATGGGCTCCCAAACCATATCACaaatttatggcatttaaG AATTTTGGTGAATTGGAACATCGCCCGCTTTTGGTCGATCTCACAATTGAAGATCAGTCGAGACTGAAGGTGATCTATGGCTCCGCCGAGGGTTTCCATGCGGTTGATTTAGATTCAGCTGAAGTATACGATATCTATCTTCCCAAGCAT ACTCAGGGTGCAATCATTCCGCATTGTATTGTGGCGCTTCCGAACTCAAATGGCATGCAATTGCTGCTGTGCTACGACAACGAGGGCGTCTATGTGAACACTGTGGGCCGGGTTTCCAAGAACATTGTGCTGCAG TGGGGCGAGATGCCCACCTCGGTGGCCTACATTGGGACTGGACAAATCATGGGCTGGGGCAATAAAGCAATAGAG atacgTTCCGTTGAGAGCGGCCATTTGGATGGTGTGTTCATGCACAAAAAGGCGCAGCGCTTGAAATTCCTTTGCGAGCGCAACGACAAAGTATTCTTCAGCAGTGCCAAAGGTGCTTCATCGTGTCAAATTTACTTCATGACGCTCAACAAGCCGGGCATGGCCAATTGGTAA
- the LOC128259553 gene encoding serine/threonine-protein kinase mig-15 isoform X3: protein MAHQQQQQLAPSVNCSLDDIDLTALKDPAGIFELIEVVGNGTYGQVYKGRHTKTGQLAAIKVMDVTEDEEEEIKLEINVLKKYSNHRNIATYYGAFIKKSPPGKDDQLWLVMEYCGAGSVTDLVKSTKGQSLKEEWIAYICREILRGLSYLHSNKVIHRDIKGQNVLLTDNAEVKLVDFGVSAQLDRTIGRRNTFIGTPYWMAPEVIACDENPDATYDNRSDLWSLGITALEMAESQPPLCDLHPMRALFLIPRNSPPRLKSKKWSKKFHGFIDTVLVKDYHQRPYTENLLKHAFIKDQPTDRQVRIQLKDHIDRCKKRKQEKEREDYRYSGSDNDDDEPQLAGEHSSIVQAPGGDTLRRNFQQIQEGRLAAEQQQQQQHHLMAQAQAQAAAAHAAAQAQAQLQQQQQQAAAAAAAAAHAAQQAQQAAQQQAQAQQPQANRQPKPPSRQQVEEPGPPARPPQRLIVVPDPPHANRPLPPTPKCGEPAGQTPQQQQRNSQNNFKPSLPPRRPEDHLDVLAAQLNELGVVSSQQPQPQTAAGGQGSQVQQQQQAQPEAPPRNNRQSSSGGSASGGGSSSKPAAALPQQSNNHLGQPVNPLDPLDSSDSDSEPDEPNDRARNDGTLLASDPPKPLPGLGPVSEDANTTTPLSHGSGGPPNRPLPPTPDDDDQAGDRTLIMKRNRGGGGGGGGGGGGGSSGGVGADGTGLGTPGTRTSSVLPDLLSQASPATPPRHDKSSSEEYQAAISSSVHSTPSKSFIATSGSGGLGLGGGTVVGGVIISSSNHSPQSTISLASSSSNSRQNSPKNSISKTRSSSSITNLLHKSASSSSANLHHLTPCSSTSSASISNNQLPPHAFALQQKQRSFLTFGFGAGGSGPSRRESHVNVNVTPTSHEAANDTPEIRKYKKRFNSEILCAALWGVNLLIGTENGLMLLDRSGQGKVYQLISRRRFQQMEVLEGQNILVTISGKKNRVRVYYLSWLKSKILRTDGLSDQVERRNGWINVGDLQGAVHFKIVKYERIKFLVIALKDSIEIYAWAPKPYHKFMAFKNFGELEHRPLLVDLTIEDQSRLKVIYGSAEGFHAVDLDSAEVYDIYLPKHTQGAIIPHCIVALPNSNGMQLLLCYDNEGVYVNTVGRVSKNIVLQWGEMPTSVAYIGTGQIMGWGNKAIEIRSVESGHLDGVFMHKKAQRLKFLCERNDKVFFSSAKGASSCQIYFMTLNKPGMANW, encoded by the exons gGCCGTCACACGAAGACTGGTCAATTGGCTGCCATAAAGGTGATGGACGTCaccgaggacgaggaggaggagatcaAGCTGGAGATCAATGTGCTAAAGAAGTACTCTAATCACCGCAACATTGCCACCTACTACGGAGCCTTCATTAAGAAGTCACCGCCCGGGAAGGACGATCAACTGTGGCTGGTGATGGAGTACTGCGGTGCCGGATCGGTGACGGACCTGGTCAAGTCCACCAAGGGTCAGAGTCTGAAGGAGGAATGGATTGCCTACATCTGCCGCGAGATCCTGCGGGGCCTGAGCTACCTGCACTCGAACAAAGTCATCCATCGCGACATCAAGGGGCAGAATGTCCTGCTCACAGACAACGCCGAGGTGAAGCTGGTGGACTTTGGTGTGTCCGCCCAGCTGGATCGCACGATAGGCCGGCGCAACACATTCATCG GTACTCCATACTGGATGGCCCCCGAGGTCATTGCCTGCGACGAGAATCCCGACGCCACGTACGACAATCGCTCCGATCTGTGGTCGCTGGGCATCACCGCCCTGGAGATGGCTGAGTCACAGCCACCGCTCTGCGATCTGCATCCGATGCGAGCCCTCTTCCTGATTCCGCGCAACTCGCCGCCCAGGCTTAAATCGAAGAAGTGGTCCAAGAAGTTCCATGGTTTTATTGACACGGTGCTAG TTAAGGACTATCACCAGCGGCCTTACACCGAGAACCTGCTGAAGCACGCCTTCATCAAGGACCAGCCCACAGATCGCCAGGTGCGCATCCAGCTGAAGGATCACATCGATCGCTGCAAGAAGCGCAAGCAGGAGAAGGAGCGCGAGGACTATCGCTACTCGGGCTCCGACAACGACGATGACGAACCGCAGCTGGCTGGTGAGCACAGCTCCATTGTCCAGGCACCGGGCGGCGATACGTTGCGCCGCAACTTCCAGCAGATCCAGGAGGGTCGCCTGGCCgccgagcagcagcaacagcagcaacatcacctGATGGCCCAGGCGCAGGCCCAGGCCGCGGCCGCCCATGCCGCCGCCCAGGCGCAGGCGCaactccagcagcagcaacagcaggcggcggcggcggcagcagcggcggccCATGCAGCGCAGCAGGCCCAGCAGGCCGCCCAGCAGCAGGCGCAGGCCCAGCAGCCGCAGGCCAATCGCCAGCCCAAACCACCATCG CGCCAGCAGGTTGAGGAGCCGGGTCCGCCGGCACGGCCGCCACAGCGCCTGATCGTGGTGCCGGATCCGCCGCACGCCAATCGGCCATTGCCACCGACGCCCAAGTGCGGTGAGCCGGCGGGACAgacgccgcagcagcagcagcgcaacTCGCAAAATAACTTCAAGCCATCG ttaCCACCAAGGAGACCTGAG GATCATTTGGATGTGTTAGCAGCacaattaaatgaattggGCGTGGTCTCCTCCCAACAGCCACAGCCGCAGACAGCCGCCGGTGGTCAGGGATCCCAAgttcagcaacagcagcaggcgcaGCCGGAGGCGCCACCGCGCAACAATCGGCAATCCTCATCCGGAGGATCCGCATCCGGCGGTGGGTCATCATCCAAGCCGGCCGCCGCATTGCCGCAGCAGTCGAACAATCATCTGGGACAGCCGGTGAATCCGCTTGACCCCTTGGACAGCAGCGATTCGGACAGCGAGCCGGATGAGCCGAACGATCGGGCCAGGAATGATGGCACCCTCTTGGCCAGCGATCCGCCCAAGCCGCT GCCTGGTTTGGGACCCGTTTCGGAGGACGCCAATACGACAACGCCCTTGAGTCATGGCAGCGGTGGGCCGCCCAACCGCCCACTGCCCCCGACGCCCGATGACGACGATCAGGCCGGAGATCGCACCCTAATTATGAAGCGC AATCgaggtggcggcggcggcggcggaggaggcggcggcggaggaagTAGTGGCGGCGTGGGTGCCGATGGCACTGGATTGGGAACTCCTGGGACAAGGACCAGCAGTGTACTGCCGGATCTACTCAGCCAGGCGTCGCCGGCAACGCCACCACGCCATGATAAATCATCCAGTGAGGAG TATCAAGCGGCCATTAGCTCATCCGTGCATTCCACGCCATCGAAATCGTTTATCGCTACCAGCGGAAGCGGCGGTCTCGGTTTGGGGGGCGGTACCGTTGTGGGCGGTGTGATTATTAGCAGCAGCAATCACTCGCCCCAATCGACGATATCGCTcgcctcctcgtcgtcgaatTCGCGCCAGAATTCGCCCAAGAATTCGATCAGCAAGACGCGCTCCTCCAGCAGTATTACTAATCTATTGCACAAATCTGCTTCTTCCTCCTCTGCGAACCTTCACCACCTGACGCCATGTTCCTCGACGTCCTCGGCCTCGATCTCCAACAACCAATTGCCACCGCACGCGTTTGCCCTGCAACAGAAGCAGCGCAGTTTCCTGACCTTTGGCTTTGGGGCCGGCGGCTCTGGTCCTTCGCGCCGGGAATCGCACGTCAATGTCAACGTAACGCCCACCTCGCACGAGGCGGCCAACGATACGCCTGAGATCCGTAAATATAAGAAGCGCTTCAACTCGGAGATCCTGTGTGCGGCGCTCTGGGGCGTCAACCTGCTGATCGGAACGGAAAATGGACTAATGCTGCTGGACCGATCCGGTCAGGGCAAG GTCTACCAGCTCATCTCGCGACGCCGCTTCCAGCAAATGGAGGTGCTAGAGGGCCAGAACATATTGGTCACCATATCCGGCAAGAAGAACCGAGTGCGTGTCTATTATTTGTCCTGGCTCAAGTCGAAGATCTTGCGCACCGATGGACTCTCCGAT caAGTGGAGCGTCGCAACGGTTGGATTAATGTGGGAGATCTACAAGGTGCTGTACATTTTAAGATTGTCAAATACGAGAGGATTAAGTTCCTAGTGATTGCATTAAAGGACTCTATTGAAATTTATGCATGGGCTCCCAAACCATATCACaaatttatggcatttaaG AATTTTGGTGAATTGGAACATCGCCCGCTTTTGGTCGATCTCACAATTGAAGATCAGTCGAGACTGAAGGTGATCTATGGCTCCGCCGAGGGTTTCCATGCGGTTGATTTAGATTCAGCTGAAGTATACGATATCTATCTTCCCAAGCAT ACTCAGGGTGCAATCATTCCGCATTGTATTGTGGCGCTTCCGAACTCAAATGGCATGCAATTGCTGCTGTGCTACGACAACGAGGGCGTCTATGTGAACACTGTGGGCCGGGTTTCCAAGAACATTGTGCTGCAG TGGGGCGAGATGCCCACCTCGGTGGCCTACATTGGGACTGGACAAATCATGGGCTGGGGCAATAAAGCAATAGAG atacgTTCCGTTGAGAGCGGCCATTTGGATGGTGTGTTCATGCACAAAAAGGCGCAGCGCTTGAAATTCCTTTGCGAGCGCAACGACAAAGTATTCTTCAGCAGTGCCAAAGGTGCTTCATCGTGTCAAATTTACTTCATGACGCTCAACAAGCCGGGCATGGCCAATTGGTAA